From Salvia splendens isolate huo1 chromosome 3, SspV2, whole genome shotgun sequence, a single genomic window includes:
- the LOC121796023 gene encoding 7-hydroxymethyl chlorophyll a reductase, chloroplastic-like: MAAAGILHHNPFSLSIVSQSSTEGTTSNSPKLRGDWRQKSRPITPGGTYPAKDHCSRCGLCDTYYIAHVKNACAFLGDGMSRIEVLEPKVHGRGRKIDSLDETYMGVYEDLLYARKTQPVEGAQWTGIVTTIAMEMLRTGMVEAVVCVQSDPEDRFTPRPVLARTPEEVLAAKGVKPTLSPNLDTLALVEAAGVKRLLFCGVGCQVQALRSVEHHLNLEKLYVLGTNCVDNGTREGLDKFLKAASTEPETVLHYEFMQDYKVHLKHLDGRIEEVPYFSLPANELTDVIAPSCYSCFDYTNGLADLVVGYMGVPKYARVSMTQHPQYVTVRNERGKEMLNLVKDLLEITPTISSGNRRPFVTETVKADDNAKLGKGPSQPAPKLVGDLIAFILNLVGPKGLEFARYSLDYHTIRNYLHVNRAWGKERAEKHMPSYAKKLVSMYNQNGEIDQMLLNK; this comes from the exons ATGGCTGCTGCCGGAATCCTTCACCATAATCCCTTCTCCCTCTCCATAGTTTCACAGTCTTCTACAG AAGGTACAACCTCCAACTCTCCCAAGCTGAGAGGCGACTGGAGGCAAAAATCTAGACCAATTACCCCTGGTGGTACCTACCCCGCCAAGGATCACTGCAG CCGCTGCGGGCTATGCGATACGTACTACATTGCCCATGTGAAGAACGCTTGTGCTTTTCTTGGAGATGGCATGTCTAGAATCGAA GTTCTCGAGCCAAAGGTCCATGGCCGAGGCAGGAAAATTGATTCACTAGATGAGACTTATATGGGTGTTTATGAGGATCTACTATATGCTCGCAAAACACAACCGGTAGAGG GGGCCCAGTGGACGGGCATAGTGACCACAATTGCAATGGAAATGCTCAGAACTGGCATGGTCGAAGCTGTTGTATGTGTGCAGAG TGATCCAGAAGATAGATTTACTCCTAGACCTGTATTGGCAAG GACTCCAGAGGAAGTGCTTGCTGCCAAAGGAGTTAAACCAACACTCTCTCCTAATCTTGATACTCTTGCTCTAGTTGAG GCTGCTGGTGTAAAACGTCTACTTTTCTGTGGAGTTGGCTGCCAAGTGCAAG CCTTAAGATCAGTGGAGCATCATCTGAATCTGGAAAAGCTTTATGTTCTAGGAACTAATTGTG TGGATAATGGAACCCGAGAAGGCTTAGACAAATTTCTGAAGGCTGCTAGCACTGAACCAGAAACTGTACTTCATTATGAATTCATGCAAGATTACAAG GTTCACTTGAAGCATTTAGACGGTCGTATTGAAGAG GTCCCGTATTTTTCTCTCCCAGCCAATGAGTTAACGGATGTGATTGCTCCTTCTTGCTACAG TTGTTTTGACTACACAAATGGTTTAGCG GATTTGGTAGTAGGTTACATGGGCGTACCCAAATATGCCAGAGTTAGCATGACACAACATCCACAATACGTCACTGTTAG AAACGAACGTGGAAAGGAGATGCTAAATTTGGTGAAAGATCTTCTGGAAATCACCCCCACAATCAGTTCG GGTAACAGACGTCCATTCGTAACTGAAACTGTGAAAGCTGATGATAATGCTAAGTTAG GCAAAGGTCCATCTCAGCCTGCTCCAAAACTTGTTGGTGACCTAATAGCGTTTATCTTGAACCTG GTTGGTCCTAAAGGTCTTGAATTTGCTCGCTATTCGCTGGACTACCACACCATTAGAAACTACCTTCATGTCAATCGCGCATGGGGAAAAGAAAG AGCCGAGAAGCACATGCCGTCGTATGCAAAGAAACTAGTGTCCATGTACAACCAAAACGGAGAAATCGATCAGATGCTATTGAATAAGTGA